A stretch of Episyrphus balteatus chromosome 2, idEpiBalt1.1, whole genome shotgun sequence DNA encodes these proteins:
- the LOC129910333 gene encoding cuticle protein 16.5-like yields the protein MFKFVTICFMAVVALAAAKPGVLAPLAYSSPLVAAPAAYASYVAPYASSYNAHSVAHSAAYPAYAAAAPLVAAPAAYAAAPLTAPLAYTSAAYAAAPAFAPAAYAAPAPLLFK from the exons ATGTTCAAATTC gttactATCTGCTTCATGGCTGTTGTTGCCCTTGCTGCCGCTAAACCAGGAGTTCTTGCCCCATTGGCCTATTCATCACCTTTGGTAGCTGCCCCAGCTGCATACGCTTCATACGTTGCACCATACGCATCAAGTTACAACGCCCACTCCGTTGCTCACTCTGCTGCCTATCCAGCTTATGCTGCCGCTGCTCCATTGGTTGCTGCTCCAGCTGCATATGCTGCTGCTCCTTTAACTGCTCCTCTGGCTTATACTTCAGCAGCATATGCCGCTGCTCCAGCTTTTGCACCAGCAGCCTATGCTGCACCAGCTCCTTTACTTTTCAAgtga
- the LOC129909351 gene encoding cuticle protein 12.5-like: MTIKAANWKWFNHIQFTTASNQIPLHKMFKFTVVVLALVASAAAKPGLLAPLAAAPLAAAPLAYSAPLAYSAPLAYATPFSYNAPLLASEGSSRIDIQNNYGYAAPLSYAAPLSYAAAAPLAYSAPIAKVAAPVLL; the protein is encoded by the exons ATGACTATAAAAGCAGCTAACTGGAAATGGTTTAATCATATTCAGTTCACAACTGCAAGTAATCAAATACCTCTTCACAAAATGTTCAAATTC ACCGTTGTTGTCTTAGCTCTTGTTGCCTCCGCTGCTGCCAAGCCCGGTTTACTTGCTCCATTAGCTGCTGCCCCATTAGCAGCTGCTCCTTTGGCCTATTCAGCTCCATTGGCTTACTCTGCCCCATTAGCCTATGCAACACCTTTCTCATACAATGCACCACTTTTGGCTTCGGAAGGAAGTAGCCGTATTGATATCCAGAATAATTATGGTTATGCTGCTCCTTTGAGCTATGCTGCTCCACTTAGTTACGCTGCAGCAGCTCCATTGGCTTACAGTGCACCAATTGCTAAAGTAGCAGCTCCAgtgcttttgtaa
- the LOC129910334 gene encoding cuticle protein 16.5-like translates to MFKFIAICFMAVVALAAAKPGVLAPLAYSSPLVAAPAAYASYVAPYASSYNAHSVAHSAAYPAYAAAAPLVAAPAAYAAAPAFAPAAYAAAPAFAPAAYAAPAPLLLK, encoded by the exons ATGTTCAAATTC attgctATCTGCTTCATGGCTGTTGTTGCCCTTGCTGCCGCTAAACCAGGAGTTCTTGCCCCATTGGCCTATTCATCACCTCTGGTAGCTGCCCCAGCTGCATACGCTTCATACGTTGCACCATACGCATCAAGCTACAACGCCCACTCCGTTGCTCACTCTGCTGCCTATCCAGCTTATGCTGCCGCTGCTCCATTGGTTGCTGCTCCAGCTGCATATGCTGCTGCACCTGCTTTCGCTCCAGCTGCCTATGCTGCTGCTCCAGCTTTTGCACCAGCCGCTTATGCTGCACCAGCACCTCTGTTGTTGAAGTAA
- the LOC129911363 gene encoding cuticle protein 16.5-like, with protein sequence MDVMSLSFATPVIHFRFQSYWSNARFLNTKQQVSRFSIKTTANSNNSIKVQFSFNRSKPNKPTKPLKMFKFIAICFMAVVALAAAKPGVLAPLAYSSPLVAAPAAYASYVAPYASSYNAHSVAHSAAYPAYAAAAPLVAAPAAYAAAPAFAPAAYAAAPAFAPAAYAAPAPFLLK encoded by the exons ATGGACGTGATGAGTTTAAGCTTTGCTACGCCCGTAAttcactttcgatttcaatcgTACTGGAGTAACGCACGCTTTTTGAATACTAAGCAGCAAGTTAGTCGTTTTAGTATAAAAACCACTGCCAACAGCAATAACAGTATCAAAGTTCAGTTTTCGTTCAATCGAAGTAAACcaaacaaaccaacaaaaccACTCAAGATGTTCAAATTC attgctATCTGCTTCATGGCTGTTGTTGCCCTTGCTGCCGCTAAACCAGGTGTTCTTGCCCCATTAGCCTATTCATCACCTTTGGTAGCTGCCCCAGCTGCATACGCTTCATACGTTGCACCATACGCATCCAGCTACAACGCCCATTCTGTTGCTCACTCTGCTGCCTATCCAGCTTATGCTGCCGCTGCTCCATTGGTTGCTGCTCCAGCTGCATATGCTGCTGCACCTGCTTTCGCTCCAGCTGCCTATGCTGCTGCTCCAGCTTTTGCACCAGCCGCTTATGCTGCACCAGCTCCTTTTTTGTTGAAGTAA